The Toxorhynchites rutilus septentrionalis strain SRP chromosome 3, ASM2978413v1, whole genome shotgun sequence genome includes a region encoding these proteins:
- the LOC129779199 gene encoding 5-aminolevulinate synthase, erythroid-specific, mitochondrial isoform X1 codes for MNKLLNFATPSLFRSVSSIKKMPCPFLTRLSTSYVRNYAPALLKAYGSQCPVVARTISTLQNPPLAGESMISGATPGKESSSVVATPKLEVKAPNRALSSLQQPKPKEDDKTCPFLNSATPQLKELGEESVDVPNSRPFGYEQFFHDQIMRKKKDHSYRVFKKVNRLAEEGKFPHALEYSWGERPITVWCSNDYLGMSCHPEVKKAVALALETYGAGAGGTRNISGNSLNHENLEKRLAQLHQKEGALLFTSCFVANDSTLFTLAKALPNCHIFSDAGNHASMIQGIRNSGVPKHIFRHNDPAHLRELLSKVDKSLPKIVAFETVHSMTGAICPLEELCDVAHEFGALTFVDEVHAVGLYGEHGAGVGEREGLLHKMDIISGTLGKAFGNVGGYIAGTSFLVDMIRSYAAGFIFTTSLPPTVLCGALKAVNILASDEGRQLRTRHQENVRYLRTKLQQEGFPVEHTPSHIIPVKIGNPAQCTELSDMMIKRFGHYIQAINYPTVARGEEKLRLAPTPHHTKEMMDVLVRDMKIVWKDLGMPLNGSPCTAECAFCRRPLLFDRFESRTKSTCAAEINCQIPNCPQIAAIAN; via the exons CTACTAAATTTCGCCACACCGTCACTGTTCCGTTCGGTAAGCAGCATTAAGAAGATGCCTTGCCCATTCCTGACTCGTCTGAGCACCAGCTATGTGCGCAATTACGCTCCGGCCCTGCTGAAGGCGTACGGTTCGCAATGTCCCGTCGTGGCCCGTACCATTTCGACGCTGCAAAACCCACCATTAGCTGGTGAATCCATGATTTCGGGTGCCACCCCTGGCAAGGAATCATCATCGGTAGTAGCGACTCCTAAGTTGGAAGTCAAGGCGCCAAATCGTGCCCTGAGCTCACTGCAGCAACCGAAGCCCAAGGAGGATGACAAGACATGTCCATTCCTTAACTCGGCCACGCCCCAGCTGAAGGAGTTAGGGGAAGAGAGTGTTGACGTTCCCAACAGCCGTCCATTCGGGTACGAACAATTCTTCCATGACCAAATCATGCGTAAGAAGAAGGACCACTCGTACCGAGTGTTCAAAAAGGTGAATCGTTTAGCCGAGGAAGGTAAGTTCCCTCATGCTCTTGAATATTCGTGGGGCGAACGACCAATCACCGTTTGGTGTTCGAACGATTACCTTGGTATGTCCTGTCACCCGGAGGTGAAAAAAGCGGTGGCTCTCGCGTTAGAAACATACGGAGCCGGAGCCGGTGGAACCAGAAATATTTCTGGGAACTCGTTGAATCATGAAAATCTTGAAAAGCGTCTCGCGCAATTGCATCAAAAGGAGGGCGCTCTATTGTTCACCTCCTGTTTCGTGGCCAACGATTCAACTTTGTTCACCTTGGCGAAGGCCTTACCCAATTGCCACATATTTTCGGACGCTGGTAACCATGCTTCGATGATTCAAGGAATAAGGAACAGCGGTGTGCCGAAGCACATTTTCCGCCACAATGACCCCGCTCACCTGCGGGAATTGCTGTCGAAAGTCGACAAATCGCTACCTAAGATTGTTGCATTTGAAACGGTCCACTCCATGACTGGAGCCATCTGTCCGCTAGAGGAGCTGTGCGACGTTGCCCACGAGTTCGGTGCCCTAACCTTCGTGGATGAAGTTCATGCCGTCGGATTGTACGGTGAGCACGGTGCGGGAGTTGGCGAAAGGGAGGGTCTGCTCCATAAAATGGATATAATCTCCGGAACGCTAGGTAAGGCGTTCGGTAATGTGGGTGGCTACATTGCGGGTACATCATTTTTGGTGGATATGATTCGATCATACGCTGCCGGTTTTATCTTCACCACTTCCTTACCCCCAACGGTACTTTGTGGGGCACTGAAGGCCGTCAACATTTTGGCATCCGATGAGGGCCGTCAACTTCGAACTCGTCATCAGGAGAATGTACGCTATCTTCGCACAAAGCTCCAGCAAGAAGGATTTCCCGTAGAACACACTCCCAGTCATATCATTCCAGTTAAGATTGGAAATCCGGCGCAATGTACCGAACTGTCAGATATGATGATCAAACGTTTTGGACACTACATTCAAGCAATCAACTACCCAACGGTAGCACGTGGCGAAGAAAAGCTTCGTCTGGCACCGACCCCCCATCATACGAAGGAAATGATGGACGTTCTGGTGCGTGATATGAAGATTGTCTGGAAGGATTTAGGAATGCCACTAAACGGTTCGCCGTGCACTGCT GAGTGCGCTTTCTGTCGCAGACCACTGCTATTCGATCGTTTTGAGTCGCGCACCAAATCAACCTGCGCTGCGGAAATTAATTGTCAAATTCCCAACTGCCCACAAATAGCAGCCATCGCAAACTAA
- the LOC129779199 gene encoding 5-aminolevulinate synthase, erythroid-specific, mitochondrial isoform X2, whose amino-acid sequence MPCPFLTRLSTSYVRNYAPALLKAYGSQCPVVARTISTLQNPPLAGESMISGATPGKESSSVVATPKLEVKAPNRALSSLQQPKPKEDDKTCPFLNSATPQLKELGEESVDVPNSRPFGYEQFFHDQIMRKKKDHSYRVFKKVNRLAEEGKFPHALEYSWGERPITVWCSNDYLGMSCHPEVKKAVALALETYGAGAGGTRNISGNSLNHENLEKRLAQLHQKEGALLFTSCFVANDSTLFTLAKALPNCHIFSDAGNHASMIQGIRNSGVPKHIFRHNDPAHLRELLSKVDKSLPKIVAFETVHSMTGAICPLEELCDVAHEFGALTFVDEVHAVGLYGEHGAGVGEREGLLHKMDIISGTLGKAFGNVGGYIAGTSFLVDMIRSYAAGFIFTTSLPPTVLCGALKAVNILASDEGRQLRTRHQENVRYLRTKLQQEGFPVEHTPSHIIPVKIGNPAQCTELSDMMIKRFGHYIQAINYPTVARGEEKLRLAPTPHHTKEMMDVLVRDMKIVWKDLGMPLNGSPCTAECAFCRRPLLFDRFESRTKSTCAAEINCQIPNCPQIAAIAN is encoded by the exons ATGCCTTGCCCATTCCTGACTCGTCTGAGCACCAGCTATGTGCGCAATTACGCTCCGGCCCTGCTGAAGGCGTACGGTTCGCAATGTCCCGTCGTGGCCCGTACCATTTCGACGCTGCAAAACCCACCATTAGCTGGTGAATCCATGATTTCGGGTGCCACCCCTGGCAAGGAATCATCATCGGTAGTAGCGACTCCTAAGTTGGAAGTCAAGGCGCCAAATCGTGCCCTGAGCTCACTGCAGCAACCGAAGCCCAAGGAGGATGACAAGACATGTCCATTCCTTAACTCGGCCACGCCCCAGCTGAAGGAGTTAGGGGAAGAGAGTGTTGACGTTCCCAACAGCCGTCCATTCGGGTACGAACAATTCTTCCATGACCAAATCATGCGTAAGAAGAAGGACCACTCGTACCGAGTGTTCAAAAAGGTGAATCGTTTAGCCGAGGAAGGTAAGTTCCCTCATGCTCTTGAATATTCGTGGGGCGAACGACCAATCACCGTTTGGTGTTCGAACGATTACCTTGGTATGTCCTGTCACCCGGAGGTGAAAAAAGCGGTGGCTCTCGCGTTAGAAACATACGGAGCCGGAGCCGGTGGAACCAGAAATATTTCTGGGAACTCGTTGAATCATGAAAATCTTGAAAAGCGTCTCGCGCAATTGCATCAAAAGGAGGGCGCTCTATTGTTCACCTCCTGTTTCGTGGCCAACGATTCAACTTTGTTCACCTTGGCGAAGGCCTTACCCAATTGCCACATATTTTCGGACGCTGGTAACCATGCTTCGATGATTCAAGGAATAAGGAACAGCGGTGTGCCGAAGCACATTTTCCGCCACAATGACCCCGCTCACCTGCGGGAATTGCTGTCGAAAGTCGACAAATCGCTACCTAAGATTGTTGCATTTGAAACGGTCCACTCCATGACTGGAGCCATCTGTCCGCTAGAGGAGCTGTGCGACGTTGCCCACGAGTTCGGTGCCCTAACCTTCGTGGATGAAGTTCATGCCGTCGGATTGTACGGTGAGCACGGTGCGGGAGTTGGCGAAAGGGAGGGTCTGCTCCATAAAATGGATATAATCTCCGGAACGCTAGGTAAGGCGTTCGGTAATGTGGGTGGCTACATTGCGGGTACATCATTTTTGGTGGATATGATTCGATCATACGCTGCCGGTTTTATCTTCACCACTTCCTTACCCCCAACGGTACTTTGTGGGGCACTGAAGGCCGTCAACATTTTGGCATCCGATGAGGGCCGTCAACTTCGAACTCGTCATCAGGAGAATGTACGCTATCTTCGCACAAAGCTCCAGCAAGAAGGATTTCCCGTAGAACACACTCCCAGTCATATCATTCCAGTTAAGATTGGAAATCCGGCGCAATGTACCGAACTGTCAGATATGATGATCAAACGTTTTGGACACTACATTCAAGCAATCAACTACCCAACGGTAGCACGTGGCGAAGAAAAGCTTCGTCTGGCACCGACCCCCCATCATACGAAGGAAATGATGGACGTTCTGGTGCGTGATATGAAGATTGTCTGGAAGGATTTAGGAATGCCACTAAACGGTTCGCCGTGCACTGCT GAGTGCGCTTTCTGTCGCAGACCACTGCTATTCGATCGTTTTGAGTCGCGCACCAAATCAACCTGCGCTGCGGAAATTAATTGTCAAATTCCCAACTGCCCACAAATAGCAGCCATCGCAAACTAA
- the LOC129776394 gene encoding V-type proton ATPase subunit S1 — protein sequence MKSSCVFAVLLLLVALPSAIHGTDVPVFIWGKPSVTYVPALSRYATSEFGALIESQTDEHTFTLIFAEDRLSTEDLSQCKLNTQTCFRNLAKLSRKSYLPNVNEPLQIFQQGTNEIQSVQISADGTLSERIVPKGGAIAVVNFDGDDFASHDALIDSLYNKLRAEFGNILAVYTGKTPSFRYSKLIRRTRQAAQAPDVPKILTVENIFLMAYEKFAVGAFGKNLSEVTLEKAEKNDTGSSETTLQIDIKGASGPMLSLNFLLAQGSWEIVRLTYDSEQYYLRHRVHINQHFSYHCNSLQYYTHDMKKQIIFGEVQLQPYWPTEGRSEFKRFGDSWDCVGFTSPGILTGLFLVAIFIFIGAYGIVWMMDIRTMDRFDDPKGKTIIVTAAD from the exons ATGAAATCGAGTTGTGTCTTCGCAGTGCTGCTTTTATTGGTAGCATTGCCTTCCGCTATTCACGGTACCGATGTCCCCGTATTCATCTGGGGCAAACCATC TGTCACTTATGTTCCTGCTTTATCGAGATATGCTACTTCGGAATTTGGAGCCTTGATTGAATCACAAACAGATGAGCATACGTTTACGTTGATTTTTGCAGAGGACCGT CTCTCAACCGAGGATCTGAGCCAATGCAAGCTAAATACTCAAACTTGCTTTCGTAACTTGGCGAAGCTGTCGCGTAAATCCTATCTGCCTAATGTGAACGAGCCATTGCAAATTTTCCAGCAGGGAACCAACGAGATTCAAAGTGTCCAAATTTCGGCTGATGGCACTCTCAGCGAACGAATTGTGCCGAAAGGTGGGGCAATTGCTGTAGTTAATTTTGATGGTGATGACTTTGCGTCACATGATGCGCTTATCGATAGCTTATATAATAAGCTACGTGCCGAGTTCGGAAACATTCTAGCCGTATACACTGGCAAGACTCCTTCCTTCCGCTACTCCAAACTGATCCGTCGCACACGGCAAGCCGCACAAGCACCAGATGTCCCCAAGATTCTGACTGTCGAAAATATCTTCCTTATGGCTTATGAAAAGTTCGCCGTGGGTGCTTTCGGTAAAAACCTGTCCGAAGTAACTCTGGAAAAGGCTGAAAAGAATGACACAGGCAGTTCTGAAACTACCCTGCAAATTGACATCAAGGGCGCCAGCGGCCCAATGCTTTCTCTGAACTTCCTTCTCGCTCAGGGTTCGTGGGAAATTGTACGATTAACTTACGACAGTGAGCAGTATTATTTGCGCCACAGAGTACACATAAATCAACACTTTTCCTATCACTGCAATAGCCTCCAGTATTACACGCACGATATGAAAAAGCAAATTATCTTCGGGGAAGTCCAATTGCAGCCGTATTGGCCAACCGAAGGGAGAAGCGAGTTCAAACGTTTCGGTGATTCGTGGGACTGTGTTGGTTTCACCAGTCCAGGAATTCTCACCGGCCTCTTCTTGGTGGCTATCTTCATTTTCATTGGTGCGTATGGTATTGTCTGGATGATGGATATTCGTACGATGGATCGCTTTGACGACCCGAAGGGAAAGACCATTATTGTTACTGCTGCTGATTAA
- the LOC129779958 gene encoding uncharacterized protein LOC129779958, producing the protein MVRKNTKRNKKKNVAKTTDSDIFDNMLGSEVSPEYNIPSRSPPAQEFSILTGSQTPTSALNVQSMAVVVDGNTVTVPYTAESTIENANDETSLSRSSVCDNVDYQNETPLVSNASKTNVSKRKTTTVARRSAVETGSKALREIAKYQSNGDLLFPKLPFARLIREILLEYSCMDLRITSESLLCLQEAAEIYGVQLMEDAFRCTIHRDRQTLMPKDMRLALMLRKDSVMY; encoded by the coding sequence ATGGTGCGAAAAAATacgaaaagaaataaaaagaaaaatgttGCAAAAACCACCGATTCTGACATTTTTGACAACATGCTCGGTTCGGAAGTTAGCCCTGAATATAATATCCCGTCGAGGTCACCACCAGCCCAAGAGTTTTCAATCCTCACTGGGTCGCAAACTCCAACCAGCGCATTGAACGTTCAATCAATGGCCGTAGTTGTAGACGGGAATACCGTAACAGTTCCCTATACAGCTGAATCAACAATTGAAAATGCAAATGATGAGACAAGCTTGAGTCGGTCATCCGTCTGTGACAATGTCGACTATCAAAATGAAACTCCACTTGTTTCGAATGCTAGTAAAACCAATGTTTCGAAAAGGAAAACCACAACTGTGGCAAGAAGGAGTGCAGTTGAAACTGGCTCAAAAGCGTTACGGGAGATCGCAAAGTATCAATCCAATGGTGATCTATTGTTTCCAAAGCTTCCATTCGCTCGGCTTATCCGCGAGATACTGCTCGAATACAGCTGCATGGATTTGCGGATAACCTCGGAAAGTTTGCTATGCCTCCAGGAAGCAGCGGAAATATACGGCGTACAGCTGATGGAAGATGCTTTTCGATGTACCATACACCGCGATCGGCAAACGTTGATGCCCAAGGACATGCGGCTAGCACTAATGCTGCGCAAAGACAGTGTCATGTACTGA